A part of Deltaproteobacteria bacterium genomic DNA contains:
- a CDS encoding glycosyltransferase, which yields MEKTPNLKSTALAMVLIVTMMTVFLYLMARTALFILADYHWYEKSLALLLLLAEAFTMTHAFGYFLNLYRVITSSAVQPRLSVDNVPELKSYPPIAIIVSSFKEPLPILEDTLTCFYNMTYPNKHIYFLDDTRYDRPGDDTVAMQSYRADIDALCERIGVNLFRRRWRGAKAGMINDFLDFIEGRPREGFEFHSFEDRPRSEKEKYIIVFDADMNPLPDFADALVAFMEANPSLAFIQTPQYYTNFETNRVARAAGLQQAVFYEYICEGKSMQDAMFCCGTNVIFRREALMDVGGFEESSVTEDFATSLKFHSKGWSSAYLNKVCAFGMGPEDLGGYFKQQFRWALGTVGLFRQILGSFVKNPRLLTPHKWWEYFLSGTHYFVGWVLFVMILCPILYQFFSVPSYFAYPEIYFLFFFPYILLTVTLFLYSMGQRRYGFKELAIGIILQAITFPVYMRASLLGIIGVRGSFGITPKGGSMSLPLRGLWPQVALAGACTGALVWSLERLRFEGEPAWAIAINGLWCAYHALLLSAVVYFNHPEEGS from the coding sequence ATGGAAAAAACTCCGAACCTGAAGAGCACCGCCCTGGCCATGGTCCTCATCGTGACCATGATGACCGTCTTTCTCTATCTCATGGCCCGAACGGCCCTCTTCATCCTGGCCGACTACCATTGGTACGAGAAGAGCTTGGCCCTGCTCCTTCTCCTGGCCGAGGCCTTCACCATGACCCACGCCTTCGGCTATTTCCTGAACCTCTACCGGGTCATCACCAGCTCGGCCGTGCAGCCCCGGCTGTCCGTGGACAACGTCCCGGAACTCAAGAGCTATCCGCCCATCGCCATCATCGTCTCCTCCTTCAAGGAACCTCTGCCCATCCTGGAGGACACCCTGACCTGCTTCTACAACATGACCTATCCCAACAAGCACATCTATTTTCTGGACGACACCCGCTACGACCGGCCCGGAGACGACACCGTGGCCATGCAAAGCTACCGGGCCGACATCGACGCCCTGTGCGAGCGAATAGGCGTCAACCTCTTCCGCCGCCGCTGGCGCGGGGCCAAGGCCGGCATGATCAACGACTTTCTGGACTTCATCGAGGGCCGACCCAGGGAAGGCTTCGAGTTCCATTCCTTTGAGGACCGACCCCGGTCCGAAAAAGAGAAGTACATCATCGTCTTTGACGCGGACATGAACCCCCTGCCCGACTTTGCCGACGCATTGGTGGCCTTCATGGAGGCCAACCCGAGCTTGGCCTTCATCCAGACTCCCCAGTACTACACCAATTTCGAGACCAACCGCGTGGCCCGGGCCGCCGGCCTCCAGCAGGCCGTGTTCTACGAGTACATCTGCGAGGGCAAGAGCATGCAGGACGCCATGTTCTGCTGCGGCACCAACGTCATCTTCCGCCGCGAAGCCCTGATGGACGTTGGCGGGTTCGAGGAGTCCTCAGTCACCGAGGACTTTGCCACCTCCCTCAAGTTCCACTCCAAGGGCTGGAGTTCGGCCTATCTGAACAAGGTCTGCGCCTTTGGCATGGGCCCCGAGGACCTGGGCGGATACTTCAAGCAGCAGTTTCGCTGGGCCCTGGGCACGGTGGGCCTCTTCCGCCAGATCCTGGGTTCATTCGTCAAAAACCCACGCCTGCTGACCCCGCACAAATGGTGGGAATACTTCCTCTCCGGCACCCATTATTTCGTCGGCTGGGTGCTTTTCGTCATGATCCTCTGTCCCATCCTCTATCAATTCTTTTCCGTGCCCAGCTATTTCGCCTATCCGGAAATCTATTTCCTCTTCTTCTTCCCCTACATCCTGTTGACCGTGACCCTCTTCCTCTACTCCATGGGCCAGCGGCGCTATGGGTTCAAGGAGCTGGCCATCGGCATCATCCTCCAGGCCATCACCTTTCCCGTGTACATGCGGGCCTCTTTGCTCGGCATCATCGGGGTCCGCGGCTCCTTCGGCATCACCCCCAAGGGCGGCAGCATGAGCCTGCCCCTGCGCGGACTCTGGCCTCAGGTGGCCCTGGCCGGAGCCTGTACCGGGGCCCTGGTCTGGAGCCTGGAGCGGCTCCGTTTCGAGGGCGAACCGGCCTGGGCCATTGCCATCAACGGGCTCTGGTGCGCCTACCACGCCCTGCTCCTCTCGGCCGTCGTCTATTTCAACCACCCCGAAGAGGGCTCCTGA
- a CDS encoding PAS domain-containing protein gives MSVRLQNLRESNDFLNILFEKMPSLVLLADQDMKIVELNDVYETLFGQSRESAIGVRCGNALGCAFAVTEGRLCGETTNCDRCRIRQAAQASLLDKTPTDREKLVHSFFIDGQKEERHFEFSTRPIRFDGRDLVMLILYDVTDLERKNQALVKKQAKIDESLQAAGCIQQNLLPKSLPRPDRLDFAWHCRPCDEIGGDILNVLSLDGDHVGFYMLDVAGHGAPSAMISVLVYQLMDPHTGILVDHTATPPAIRGPEEVLDILNREFPYMRFERHFTMVYGIVDLTEGTLTYSNAAHCHPTVLSPRHGLRFLTESGTIVGLEGVPFGQETIHLAPGDKVLLVSDGLLEATDSGRRMFGDERFEDLLADLRHVSPADLIQGLLNDLQAFIGDQPLTDDVSLLAFEYRDA, from the coding sequence ATGTCCGTCCGGCTCCAAAACCTGCGCGAATCCAACGATTTCCTGAACATCCTCTTCGAGAAGATGCCCTCCCTGGTCCTTTTGGCCGACCAGGACATGAAGATCGTCGAACTGAACGACGTCTACGAAACCCTCTTCGGCCAAAGCCGGGAAAGCGCCATCGGTGTGCGCTGCGGTAACGCCCTGGGCTGCGCCTTTGCCGTCACCGAGGGCAGACTCTGCGGCGAAACCACCAACTGCGACCGCTGCCGGATCCGCCAGGCCGCCCAGGCCAGCCTCCTCGACAAGACACCCACGGACCGGGAAAAACTCGTCCACTCCTTTTTCATCGACGGCCAAAAGGAGGAACGCCATTTCGAGTTCAGCACCCGGCCCATCCGATTCGATGGCCGAGATCTGGTCATGCTCATCCTCTACGACGTCACCGATCTGGAACGGAAGAATCAGGCTTTGGTCAAGAAGCAGGCCAAGATCGACGAGTCTCTCCAGGCCGCCGGCTGCATCCAGCAGAACCTGCTGCCCAAGAGCCTGCCCCGGCCCGACCGCCTGGATTTCGCCTGGCATTGCCGACCCTGCGACGAGATCGGCGGCGACATTTTAAACGTCCTGTCCCTGGACGGTGACCATGTCGGCTTCTACATGCTCGACGTGGCCGGTCACGGCGCCCCCTCGGCCATGATCTCGGTTCTCGTCTATCAGCTCATGGATCCCCACACCGGCATCCTGGTGGACCACACGGCGACTCCCCCGGCCATCCGCGGACCCGAGGAGGTTCTGGACATCCTGAACCGTGAGTTCCCGTACATGCGCTTCGAGCGCCATTTCACCATGGTCTACGGCATCGTGGATCTGACCGAAGGCACCCTGACCTACAGCAACGCCGCCCACTGCCACCCAACCGTCCTCTCCCCCCGGCACGGCCTCCGCTTTCTGACCGAATCCGGGACCATCGTCGGCCTGGAAGGTGTTCCATTTGGCCAGGAGACCATCCATCTCGCCCCCGGAGACAAGGTCCTGCTCGTCAGCGACGGCCTGCTGGAGGCCACGGACTCCGGGCGGCGCATGTTCGGGGATGAGCGCTTCGAGGACCTTCTGGCCGATCTGCGCCATGTTTCCCCGGCCGATCTCATCCAGGGTTTGTTGAACGACCTCCAGGCTTTTATCGGCGATCAGCCCCTGACCGACGACGTGAGCCTGTTGGCTTTCGAGTACCGGGATGCGTAG